In a single window of the Saccharothrix australiensis genome:
- a CDS encoding class I SAM-dependent methyltransferase, with the protein MSHQHASAELALGTTGIAKRDADAAESRAANRAWWDADADDYHAEHGGFLGAADFVWCPERVREEEVGYLGDVRGRRVLEVGCGSAPCARWLRSRGAEPVALDISAGMLRHAAAANAATGLAVPLVQASADQLPFADGSFDAACSAFGGVPFVTDVGEVFREVARVLRPGAPWVFSVTHPIRWIFPDDPGPNGLTVTQSYFDRTPYVEVDDTGRATYVEHHRTLGDYVRALVGAGLALVDVVEPEWPAGHTRTWGQWSPLRGRLFPGTAIMRARKP; encoded by the coding sequence GTGTCCCACCAGCACGCGAGCGCCGAACTGGCGCTCGGCACGACCGGCATCGCGAAACGGGACGCCGACGCGGCGGAGTCGCGGGCCGCGAACCGCGCCTGGTGGGACGCCGACGCGGACGACTACCACGCCGAGCACGGCGGGTTCCTGGGCGCGGCGGACTTCGTGTGGTGCCCCGAGCGGGTGCGCGAGGAGGAGGTCGGCTACCTCGGCGACGTGCGCGGCAGGCGGGTGTTGGAGGTCGGCTGCGGCTCCGCGCCGTGCGCGCGGTGGCTGCGGTCGCGCGGCGCGGAGCCGGTGGCGCTGGACATCTCGGCGGGGATGCTGCGGCACGCGGCGGCGGCCAACGCCGCGACCGGGCTCGCCGTGCCGCTGGTGCAGGCCAGCGCCGACCAGCTGCCGTTCGCCGACGGGAGCTTCGACGCCGCGTGCTCGGCGTTCGGCGGGGTGCCGTTCGTGACGGACGTGGGCGAGGTGTTCCGCGAGGTGGCCCGCGTGCTGCGGCCGGGCGCGCCGTGGGTGTTCTCCGTGACTCACCCGATCCGGTGGATATTCCCCGACGACCCCGGACCGAACGGGCTGACCGTGACGCAGTCGTACTTCGACCGCACGCCGTACGTCGAGGTCGACGACACGGGCCGGGCGACCTACGTCGAGCACCACCGGACGCTGGGCGACTACGTCCGCGCGCTGGTCGGCGCGGGGTTGGCGCTGGTCGACGTGGTGGAGCCGGAGTGGCCCGCCGGGCACACCCGCACGTGGGGCCAGTGGAGCCCGCTGCGCGGCCGGCTGTTCCCCGGCACCGCGATCATGCGGGCGCGCAAGCCGTAA
- a CDS encoding YhgE/Pip family protein, protein MTALRMAFSELRRITSGKLPKLAVLALALVPLLYAALYLYANKDPYANLNQVPAALVVEDKGATAADGTVKHAGEDVAEELISGHKFDWRRVDAHEADEGVRNGTYTFALTLPEDFSQALLSSGEFQPRQGVITLTTNDANNYLGSTIANQVVAEVRRSVSVKVGAEAADKLLLGFSTIRQKTAEAADGATQLAAHQQEALEGSQKLLDGAGPLADGAAQLSDGLLQLRDQTRSLPVQAQQLADGAKQVADGNETVAQTAENYAGKAQALIGRLDQFNGDVANHLRAAGFSEEQVQHVLVALKDARAPLDEANGRVQGTAGELRTLANGAHKVCEGAAKLAAAMPGLTDAITKLSDGAVKLATGSAQLRDGATSLRDGEQQLVTGANQLRDGLNEGVQQIPNPDDPTRESTANTIGDPVNVRGVSQSTAGSYGAGLAPFFLGLATWIGAFVLFLLLKPLSRRGLAAAQNPLRIALGGWLPGVLLGAAQVVIMFAVVALVVDIRPTHTWATLGFLLLASATFVALLQALNALFGAVGKFIGLVLLILQLVSAGGTFPWQTIPEPLYPLHYGLPMGYAVDGLRHLMYGGELGGVGKDVLVLCGYLVVSLALSAFAAYKQRVWTPSRLKPELVL, encoded by the coding sequence GTGACCGCCCTGCGGATGGCGTTCAGCGAACTGCGCCGCATCACGTCCGGGAAGCTGCCCAAGCTCGCCGTCCTGGCCCTGGCCCTGGTGCCGCTGCTGTACGCGGCCCTCTACCTGTACGCCAACAAGGACCCGTACGCGAACCTCAACCAGGTGCCCGCCGCCCTCGTCGTGGAGGACAAGGGCGCGACCGCCGCCGACGGCACGGTCAAGCACGCGGGCGAGGACGTCGCCGAGGAGCTGATCTCCGGCCACAAGTTCGACTGGCGGCGCGTCGACGCCCACGAGGCCGACGAGGGCGTGCGCAACGGCACCTACACGTTCGCCCTGACCCTGCCCGAGGACTTCTCCCAGGCACTGCTGTCCTCCGGCGAGTTCCAGCCGCGCCAGGGCGTGATCACGTTGACCACGAACGACGCCAACAACTACCTCGGCTCCACCATCGCCAACCAGGTCGTCGCCGAGGTGCGGCGCTCGGTGTCGGTGAAGGTCGGCGCGGAGGCGGCGGACAAGCTGCTGCTCGGGTTCTCCACCATCCGCCAGAAGACCGCCGAGGCGGCCGACGGCGCCACGCAGCTCGCGGCCCACCAGCAGGAGGCCCTGGAGGGCAGCCAGAAGCTGCTGGACGGCGCGGGGCCGCTGGCCGACGGCGCGGCCCAGCTGTCCGACGGCCTGCTCCAGCTGCGCGACCAGACCAGGAGCCTGCCGGTGCAGGCGCAGCAGCTCGCCGACGGCGCGAAGCAGGTCGCCGACGGCAACGAGACCGTCGCCCAGACCGCCGAGAACTACGCGGGCAAGGCGCAGGCGCTCATCGGGCGGCTCGACCAGTTCAACGGCGACGTCGCCAACCACCTGCGCGCCGCCGGGTTCAGCGAGGAGCAGGTCCAGCACGTGCTGGTCGCGCTCAAGGACGCCCGCGCGCCGCTGGACGAGGCCAACGGCCGGGTCCAGGGCACGGCGGGCGAGCTGCGGACGCTCGCGAACGGCGCGCACAAGGTCTGCGAGGGCGCGGCGAAGCTGGCCGCGGCGATGCCCGGCCTGACCGACGCGATCACCAAGCTCAGCGACGGCGCGGTCAAGCTCGCGACCGGCAGCGCGCAGCTCCGGGACGGCGCGACCTCGCTGCGCGACGGCGAGCAGCAGCTCGTCACCGGCGCGAACCAGCTGCGGGACGGCCTCAACGAGGGCGTGCAGCAGATACCCAACCCGGACGACCCGACCCGCGAGTCCACCGCCAACACCATCGGCGACCCGGTGAACGTGCGCGGCGTCAGCCAGTCCACGGCGGGCAGCTACGGCGCGGGCCTCGCGCCGTTCTTCCTCGGCCTGGCCACCTGGATCGGCGCGTTCGTGCTGTTCCTGCTGCTCAAGCCGCTGTCGCGGCGCGGCCTGGCCGCCGCGCAGAACCCGCTGCGGATCGCCCTGGGCGGGTGGCTGCCGGGCGTGCTGCTGGGCGCGGCGCAGGTGGTGATCATGTTCGCGGTGGTCGCGCTGGTGGTCGACATCCGGCCGACGCACACGTGGGCCACCCTGGGCTTCCTGCTGCTGGCGTCCGCGACCTTCGTGGCGCTGCTCCAGGCGCTGAACGCCCTGTTCGGCGCGGTCGGCAAGTTCATCGGCCTGGTGCTGCTGATCCTCCAGCTGGTCAGCGCGGGCGGCACGTTCCCGTGGCAGACCATCCCGGAGCCGCTGTACCCGCTGCACTACGGCCTGCCGATGGGGTACGCGGTCGACGGGCTGCGGCACCTGATGTACGGCGGCGAGCTGGGCGGCGTCGGGAAGGACGTGCTGGTCCTGTGCGGCTACCTGGTGGTGTCCCTTGCCTTGTCGGCGTTCGCCGCGTACAAGCAGCGGGTGTGGACACCGTCTCGCCTCAAGCCCGAGCTGGTGCTGTGA
- a CDS encoding AAA family ATPase: MPLLGPADELPHSPKRVLVTGTSGAGKSTLARCVADALGLSYVEMDSLYHGPQWTPRAEFEADVRALVERGRWATEWQYALARPLLLARADTLVWLDHPKHTVLRRVAVRTALRRVRRQELWNGNREPPLWTVFTDREHLLRWAWRSHGRTGERIAAVLAGEHGARLAVVRLRGQREVDQWRAGPLRRAAERGEESVR, encoded by the coding sequence GTGCCGCTGTTAGGACCTGCCGACGAGCTGCCGCACTCGCCGAAACGGGTGCTGGTCACCGGCACCTCGGGTGCGGGAAAATCGACGCTGGCCAGGTGCGTCGCGGACGCCCTCGGACTGTCCTACGTGGAAATGGACTCGCTGTACCACGGTCCCCAGTGGACGCCGCGCGCGGAGTTCGAGGCCGACGTGCGCGCGCTGGTCGAACGCGGCAGGTGGGCGACCGAATGGCAGTACGCGCTCGCCCGTCCGCTGCTGCTGGCGCGGGCGGACACGCTCGTCTGGCTGGACCACCCCAAGCACACCGTGCTGCGCCGGGTGGCGGTGCGCACGGCGCTCCGGCGGGTGCGGCGGCAGGAGCTGTGGAACGGCAACCGGGAGCCGCCCCTGTGGACCGTGTTCACCGACCGCGAGCACCTGCTGCGCTGGGCGTGGCGGTCGCACGGCCGCACCGGTGAGCGGATCGCGGCGGTGCTGGCGGGCGAGCACGGCGCCCGACTGGCGGTGGTGCGGCTGCGCGGGCAGCGTGAAGTGGACCAGTGGCGCGCCGGCCCCCTCCGGCGCGCGGCGGAGCGGGGCGAGGAGTCGGTGCGATGA
- a CDS encoding TetR/AcrR family transcriptional regulator, protein MPKVVDAEARRRVVAEAVFRVVRAQGLDQASLRNVAEEAGLAVGSVRHYFADHDELLAFALEELVGRVDRRVMARVARVRAASTPEERFAGVEGLLGELLPLDPDRHDEAVIWLEFSHAARTRPALRPAARRIHEGIRMVVGRVLASAGVPDVPVETERLAALLDGLAVDAVLQPDLTTPDLMRAVLRRHLAGLRPGGRGPL, encoded by the coding sequence GTGCCCAAGGTCGTGGATGCCGAGGCCCGCCGGCGCGTCGTCGCCGAGGCGGTGTTCCGGGTGGTGCGCGCCCAGGGCTTGGACCAGGCGTCCCTGCGCAACGTCGCCGAGGAGGCCGGCCTGGCGGTCGGGTCGGTGCGCCACTACTTCGCCGACCACGACGAGCTGCTGGCGTTCGCGCTGGAGGAGCTGGTCGGCCGGGTCGACCGGCGGGTCATGGCGCGGGTCGCGCGGGTCCGCGCGGCGTCGACGCCCGAGGAGCGGTTCGCCGGGGTCGAGGGCCTGCTCGGCGAACTGCTGCCGCTCGACCCCGACCGCCACGACGAGGCCGTGATCTGGCTGGAGTTCTCCCACGCGGCCCGCACGCGCCCGGCCCTGCGCCCGGCCGCCCGCCGGATCCACGAGGGCATCCGGATGGTGGTCGGCAGGGTGCTGGCGAGCGCCGGCGTGCCGGACGTGCCGGTGGAGACCGAGCGGCTCGCCGCGCTGCTCGACGGCCTGGCGGTCGACGCCGTGCTCCAGCCCGACCTGACGACGCCGGACCTCATGCGCGCCGTGCTGCGCCGCCACCTGGCCGGGCTGCGGCCCGGCGGACGAGGTCCACTGTAG
- a CDS encoding GNAT family N-acetyltransferase, with protein MTVSRGLVEAQNTRFACLDPVLPPVAAPPEGDVLTAALPDGSRVAGVLRRQVHDRASAARLWSATEVWELTPLLGGAGAAGMDALLRAWRRRMDRVGATERDSACVLTWPSRDAEAARALLDHGLVPLTVIAVRRAGAGADPRATPSRPVAADGAPVAPVIRRATPADLEAVLALALAELRFSSLVGSTVDRPDAAGVKRRALAERLAAGGPAWLAERDGIAVGLAECALVTSEPGNPTSTRLPPGRWGYVNCVSVLPAARGAGIGQRLMAHAHRELHRLGTVGSYLYYNPPNPLSSVFWPRQGYRPLWTMWEVRPAGALR; from the coding sequence ATGACCGTCAGTCGGGGGCTGGTGGAGGCTCAGAACACCCGTTTCGCGTGCCTGGACCCGGTGCTGCCGCCGGTGGCCGCGCCGCCGGAGGGCGACGTGCTCACGGCGGCGCTGCCGGACGGCTCGCGGGTCGCGGGCGTGCTCCGGCGGCAGGTGCACGACCGGGCCTCGGCCGCCCGCCTCTGGTCGGCCACCGAGGTGTGGGAGCTGACGCCGCTGCTGGGCGGCGCGGGCGCGGCGGGCATGGACGCGCTGCTGCGGGCGTGGCGGCGGCGGATGGACCGGGTCGGCGCGACCGAGCGGGACTCGGCGTGCGTGCTGACCTGGCCGAGCCGGGACGCCGAGGCGGCGCGGGCGCTGCTCGACCACGGGCTGGTGCCGCTGACGGTGATCGCCGTGCGGCGGGCCGGGGCGGGGGCCGACCCGCGCGCGACGCCGTCGCGGCCGGTCGCGGCGGACGGGGCTCCGGTCGCGCCGGTGATCCGGCGCGCGACGCCGGCCGACCTGGAGGCGGTGCTGGCCCTGGCGCTGGCGGAGCTGCGCTTCTCGTCGCTGGTCGGCTCGACGGTCGACCGCCCCGACGCGGCGGGGGTCAAGCGGCGCGCGCTGGCCGAGCGGCTGGCCGCGGGCGGGCCGGCGTGGCTGGCCGAGCGGGACGGGATCGCGGTCGGGCTGGCCGAGTGCGCGCTGGTGACCTCCGAACCGGGCAACCCGACGTCGACCCGCTTACCGCCCGGCCGGTGGGGGTACGTGAACTGCGTGTCCGTCCTGCCCGCCGCGCGCGGCGCCGGGATCGGGCAGCGGCTGATGGCGCACGCGCACCGCGAGCTGCACCGGCTGGGCACGGTCGGCAGCTACCTCTACTACAACCCGCCCAACCCGCTCTCCTCTGTGTTCTGGCCGCGACAGGGGTACCGTCCACTGTGGACCATGTGGGAAGTGCGCCCGGCGGGGGCGTTGCGCTAG
- the coaE gene encoding dephospho-CoA kinase, producing the protein MLRVGLSGGIGSGKSTVAGRLAEHGAVVVDADRVAREVVEPGTPGLAEVVEAFGTGVVDASGALDRAALAAKVFSDDAARATLNGITHPRIAARTAELIAAAPPEAIVVHDVPLLVENGLAPVYHLVVIVHADREQRVERLVGRGLAERDARNRMAKQADDAARRAVADVWLDNSGTPDLVLAEVDRLWADRLVPYEANVRLRRGAVGAPRVVPHDDTWQAQAARVAGRIALVAGHRRVEHIGSTSVPGLAARDVLDLQLGVASPAEADGLADALAEAGFPASGGAEPDDPAGDWQRRHVGADPLRPVDLRVRVEGGPAWERALRLRDRLRADEAARREYEAVKLRHAGGADGSGYAEAKRSWVAARVDARYADGQTS; encoded by the coding sequence ATGTTGCGCGTGGGCCTCTCGGGGGGCATCGGGTCGGGCAAGTCGACGGTCGCGGGCAGGCTGGCCGAGCACGGCGCGGTGGTGGTCGACGCCGACCGCGTCGCGCGCGAGGTGGTCGAGCCGGGCACGCCGGGGCTGGCCGAGGTCGTCGAGGCGTTCGGGACCGGGGTGGTCGACGCGTCCGGCGCGCTCGACCGGGCCGCGCTGGCCGCGAAGGTGTTCAGCGACGACGCGGCCCGCGCCACGCTGAACGGCATCACCCACCCGAGGATCGCCGCTCGCACGGCCGAGCTGATCGCCGCCGCGCCGCCCGAGGCGATCGTGGTGCACGACGTGCCGCTGCTGGTGGAGAACGGCCTCGCGCCCGTGTACCACCTGGTCGTGATCGTGCACGCGGACCGGGAGCAGCGGGTCGAGCGGCTGGTCGGCCGCGGCCTGGCGGAGCGGGACGCCCGCAACCGGATGGCCAAGCAGGCCGACGACGCCGCGCGCCGGGCGGTCGCCGACGTGTGGCTGGACAACTCCGGCACGCCCGACCTGGTGCTCGCGGAGGTCGACCGGCTGTGGGCGGACCGGCTGGTGCCCTACGAGGCGAACGTCCGGCTCCGGCGCGGCGCGGTCGGCGCGCCGCGGGTCGTGCCGCACGACGACACGTGGCAGGCGCAGGCGGCCCGCGTCGCCGGGCGGATCGCGCTCGTCGCGGGCCACCGGCGGGTCGAGCACATCGGGTCCACGTCGGTGCCCGGCCTGGCGGCGAGGGACGTGCTGGACCTCCAGCTGGGCGTCGCGTCGCCGGCGGAGGCCGACGGGCTCGCCGACGCCCTGGCCGAGGCGGGCTTCCCCGCGTCGGGCGGTGCGGAACCGGACGACCCGGCGGGCGACTGGCAGCGGCGGCACGTGGGCGCGGACCCGCTGCGGCCGGTCGACCTGCGCGTCCGGGTGGAGGGCGGCCCGGCGTGGGAGCGGGCGCTGCGGCTGCGGGACCGGCTGCGCGCCGACGAGGCCGCCCGCCGCGAGTACGAGGCGGTGAAGCTCCGGCACGCGGGCGGCGCGGACGGGTCCGGCTACGCGGAGGCCAAGCGGTCGTGGGTGGCGGCGCGGGTGGACGCCCGCTACGCGGACGGCCAGACGTCGTAG
- a CDS encoding TetR/AcrR family transcriptional regulator, which translates to MTGARPGRTAATKQKLFDAALKLVGERGAASVTVDEIAAEAGVAKGTVYYNFASKDALVDALLRHGVELLAGRLRVAEVEADTERAMETLVDGVLGFFAEYPAFGQLLVSELWRTPGQWHGTLSLLRDDIVSIVRGQMQRLSDEGRLPEGVQVGTASAALFGTLLVVALDWQVFQPERDLADVREAVLLLVRGLRPAV; encoded by the coding sequence GTGACCGGCGCCCGGCCCGGCCGCACCGCCGCCACCAAGCAGAAGCTGTTCGACGCCGCGTTGAAGCTGGTGGGTGAGCGCGGCGCGGCGAGCGTGACCGTGGACGAGATCGCCGCCGAGGCCGGGGTCGCCAAGGGCACCGTCTACTACAACTTCGCGAGCAAGGACGCCCTGGTGGACGCCCTGCTGCGGCACGGCGTCGAGCTGCTCGCGGGCCGGCTGCGGGTCGCCGAGGTGGAGGCGGACACCGAACGGGCGATGGAGACGCTGGTCGACGGGGTGCTCGGCTTCTTCGCCGAGTACCCCGCGTTCGGGCAGTTGCTGGTCAGCGAGCTGTGGCGGACGCCGGGCCAGTGGCACGGCACGCTGAGCCTGCTGCGCGACGACATCGTCTCCATCGTGCGCGGCCAGATGCAGCGGCTGTCCGACGAGGGCAGGCTGCCCGAGGGCGTGCAGGTGGGCACGGCGTCGGCGGCGCTGTTCGGCACCCTGCTGGTGGTGGCGCTGGACTGGCAGGTGTTCCAGCCCGAGCGGGACCTCGCCGACGTGCGGGAAGCCGTGCTGCTGCTGGTCCGGGGCCTGCGGCCGGCGGTCTAG
- a CDS encoding DUF5685 family protein — protein sequence MFGIIRPCRHRLGADLRESWLAHLCGLCLALRDDHGHLARVVTNYDGLVVSALVEAQTVRSRRSAGPCALRGMRSADVAVGAGARLAATVSLVLASAKVGDHVADRDGAFARVPVRGLGRRVARRWAAQAATTGSDLGFDTGVLVAAVERQAEVEAAAGPGGSVLLVTEPTETAAGEAVARTALLAGRPGNADALREVGRLFGRLAHLVDAVEDLAEDRAAGAWNPLEATGTSLAEARRLCEDAAMGIELALKDVEFTDGRLVHALLVHEVRESIRRAFGGPHTHGPHTHGPHGHGPHGHGPHGHGPQGTPPPGWHPAPAAYPPHQAPHGGDRHGSVPPPGPVPPHAAAGHGGDDGGDDGGGPPPRPTEWDRRGEPPGPGGGLWCWPALVHPPRPRGALLGCLAVLYQCGTCQYCCRDPFPGPWSGKWRHNPCDCGSGCDCGGGSGRGGGDGGCCDCCGCDC from the coding sequence ATGTTCGGGATCATCCGGCCGTGCCGCCACCGACTGGGCGCGGACCTGCGCGAATCGTGGCTGGCGCACCTGTGCGGGCTGTGCCTGGCGCTGCGCGACGACCACGGCCACCTGGCGCGCGTGGTCACCAACTACGACGGGCTGGTCGTGTCCGCCCTCGTCGAGGCCCAGACGGTCCGTTCGCGGCGCTCGGCGGGCCCGTGCGCGCTGCGCGGCATGAGGTCGGCCGACGTGGCCGTGGGCGCGGGCGCGCGGCTGGCCGCGACGGTGTCGCTGGTGCTGGCGTCGGCGAAGGTCGGCGACCACGTGGCGGACCGGGACGGCGCCTTCGCGCGGGTGCCCGTCCGGGGCCTGGGCAGGCGGGTGGCGCGGCGGTGGGCCGCGCAGGCCGCGACCACCGGGTCCGACCTGGGCTTCGACACCGGCGTGCTGGTCGCGGCGGTGGAGCGGCAGGCGGAGGTGGAGGCGGCGGCCGGGCCGGGCGGCTCGGTGCTGCTGGTGACCGAGCCGACCGAGACCGCCGCCGGCGAGGCGGTGGCGCGGACCGCCCTGCTGGCCGGGCGACCGGGCAACGCCGACGCGTTGCGCGAGGTCGGGCGGCTGTTCGGGCGCCTGGCGCACCTGGTCGACGCCGTGGAGGACCTGGCGGAGGACCGCGCGGCGGGCGCGTGGAACCCGCTGGAGGCCACCGGCACGTCGTTGGCGGAGGCGCGGCGGCTGTGCGAGGACGCCGCGATGGGCATCGAACTGGCCCTGAAGGACGTGGAGTTCACCGACGGGCGGCTGGTGCACGCGCTGCTCGTGCACGAGGTGCGCGAGTCGATCCGGCGGGCGTTCGGCGGCCCGCACACGCACGGCCCGCACACGCACGGCCCGCACGGGCACGGCCCGCACGGGCACGGCCCGCACGGGCACGGCCCGCAGGGGACGCCGCCGCCGGGTTGGCATCCCGCGCCCGCCGCGTACCCGCCGCACCAGGCCCCGCACGGCGGTGACCGGCACGGCAGCGTGCCACCACCCGGCCCGGTGCCGCCGCACGCCGCCGCGGGCCACGGCGGTGACGACGGCGGTGACGACGGCGGCGGACCGCCGCCGCGCCCGACCGAGTGGGACCGGCGTGGCGAGCCGCCCGGCCCCGGCGGCGGCCTGTGGTGCTGGCCGGCGCTGGTCCACCCGCCCCGCCCGCGGGGCGCGCTGCTCGGCTGCCTGGCCGTGCTCTACCAGTGCGGCACGTGCCAGTACTGCTGCCGCGACCCGTTCCCCGGCCCGTGGAGCGGCAAGTGGCGGCACAACCCCTGCGACTGCGGTTCGGGCTGCGACTGCGGCGGCGGCAGCGGCCGGGGCGGCGGCGACGGCGGCTGCTGCGACTGCTGCGGGTGCGACTGCTGA
- a CDS encoding DUF402 domain-containing protein, which yields MHIHPPKVEYFDLDAKSNTDPKGHLRGVEEYRLTRHGLYMFRPVPGHPRLSHFESWLLPAHGLRVTRQSWHPGQERDYDHYVDVVEITSSGSVWKTVDLYLDLIVRTGRSVTVVDTDELLTALERGLIQPHRAQWALETTYRAVAGIAANGHDAVRWLASQGTVTTWRRR from the coding sequence ATGCACATCCACCCGCCGAAGGTCGAGTACTTCGACCTGGACGCCAAGAGCAACACGGACCCCAAGGGCCACCTGCGCGGCGTCGAGGAGTACCGGTTGACCCGGCACGGGCTCTACATGTTCCGCCCGGTGCCCGGCCACCCGCGGCTGTCGCACTTCGAGTCGTGGCTGCTGCCCGCCCACGGCCTCCGCGTCACCCGCCAGTCCTGGCACCCCGGCCAGGAGCGCGACTACGACCACTACGTGGACGTCGTGGAGATCACCTCCAGCGGGTCGGTGTGGAAGACCGTCGACCTCTACCTGGACCTGATCGTGCGCACCGGCCGCAGCGTCACGGTGGTCGACACCGACGAGCTGCTGACCGCCCTGGAACGGGGCCTCATCCAGCCGCACCGGGCGCAGTGGGCGCTGGAGACCACCTACCGCGCGGTGGCGGGCATCGCGGCGAACGGGCACGACGCGGTGCGCTGGCTGGCCTCCCAGGGCACGGTCACCACCTGGCGGCGGCGGTGA
- a CDS encoding DUF402 domain-containing protein, whose product MGAVITPQLVDVVDTVSAVRSYSSGMSRHLTTCRVEHWGLRLECPTPEDPFSDSEVTWLIPDLGLRLTHHRPRSRHARGGPSVLSAVRVHRDGRSWRTTDLLLGLAVPGGTTARIVRSEEFAAAVAGGVLRPDDADQALRTVHRTLEEVSLHRHDLGAWLTHRGIYDVWPSA is encoded by the coding sequence GTGGGAGCGGTCATCACACCTCAGCTCGTCGACGTGGTCGACACCGTCAGCGCAGTTCGGAGCTACTCCTCGGGCATGTCCCGGCACCTGACGACCTGCCGCGTCGAGCACTGGGGCCTGCGGCTGGAGTGCCCGACCCCCGAGGACCCGTTCTCCGACTCCGAGGTCACCTGGTTGATACCGGACCTGGGGTTGCGCCTCACCCACCACCGCCCCCGCTCGCGGCACGCCCGCGGCGGCCCGAGCGTGCTCAGCGCCGTGCGCGTGCACCGCGACGGCCGCTCCTGGCGGACGACCGACCTCCTGCTCGGCTTGGCGGTGCCCGGCGGGACGACCGCGCGCATCGTGCGCTCGGAGGAGTTCGCGGCGGCCGTCGCCGGCGGGGTCCTGAGACCCGACGACGCCGACCAGGCCCTGCGCACCGTGCACCGCACCCTGGAGGAGGTCAGCCTCCACCGCCACGACCTCGGCGCGTGGCTGACCCACCGGGGCATCTACGACGTCTGGCCGTCCGCGTAG
- the rpsA gene encoding 30S ribosomal protein S1: MSTDTTTVPAATAPKQIAINDIGTEEDFLAAIDKTIKYFNDGDIVEGTIVKVDRDEVLLDIGYKTEGVIPSRELSIKHDVDPNEVVKVGDEVEALVLQKEDKEGRLILSKKRAQYERAWGTIEALKEKDEPVRGTVIEVVKGGLILDIGLRGFLPASLVEMRRVRDLQPYVGRELEAKIIELDKNRNNVVLSRRAWLEQTQSEVRSEFLNQLQKGQVRKGVVSSIVNFGAFVDLGGVDGLVHVSELSWKHIDHPSEVVEVGQEVTVEVLDVDMERERVSLSLKATQEDPWRQFARTHAIGQIVPGKVTKLVPFGAFVRVDEGIEGLVHISELAERHVEIPEQVVQVGDDVMVKVIDIDLDRRRISLSLKQANEGFTVDSEFDPTQYGMAAEYDDQGNYIYPEGFDPETQEWQEGFDKQREEWERQYAEAHTRYEAHMKQVAKAAAAEEEAAGETNYSSGGDAPAATSGGTGAPAQAGGTLASDEQLAALREKLSGGA, from the coding sequence ATGTCCACCGACACCACCACTGTCCCGGCTGCCACCGCGCCGAAGCAGATCGCTATCAACGATATCGGGACGGAGGAGGACTTCCTCGCCGCCATCGACAAGACCATCAAGTACTTCAACGATGGCGATATCGTCGAGGGCACCATCGTCAAGGTCGACCGGGACGAGGTCCTGCTCGACATCGGCTACAAGACCGAGGGCGTCATCCCCTCGCGCGAGTTGTCGATCAAGCATGACGTCGACCCCAACGAGGTTGTGAAGGTCGGTGACGAGGTCGAGGCCCTGGTCCTCCAGAAGGAGGACAAGGAAGGTCGGCTGATCCTCTCCAAGAAGCGCGCCCAGTACGAGCGCGCCTGGGGCACCATCGAGGCCCTCAAGGAGAAGGACGAGCCGGTCCGCGGCACGGTCATCGAGGTCGTCAAGGGTGGTCTCATCCTCGACATCGGCCTCCGCGGCTTCCTGCCCGCCTCGCTCGTGGAGATGCGCCGCGTCCGCGACCTCCAGCCGTACGTCGGCCGGGAGCTCGAGGCCAAGATCATCGAGCTGGACAAGAACCGCAACAACGTGGTCCTGTCCCGTCGCGCGTGGCTGGAGCAGACCCAGTCCGAGGTGCGCAGCGAGTTCCTCAACCAGCTCCAGAAGGGCCAGGTCCGCAAGGGCGTCGTGTCCTCCATCGTCAACTTCGGCGCCTTCGTGGACCTGGGTGGCGTGGACGGCCTGGTGCACGTCTCGGAGCTGTCCTGGAAGCACATCGACCACCCGTCCGAGGTCGTCGAGGTCGGCCAGGAGGTCACGGTCGAGGTCCTGGACGTCGACATGGAGCGCGAGCGCGTCTCGCTGTCCCTGAAGGCGACGCAGGAAGACCCGTGGCGCCAGTTCGCCCGCACCCACGCGATCGGCCAGATCGTGCCGGGCAAGGTCACCAAGCTGGTGCCGTTCGGCGCGTTCGTCCGGGTGGACGAGGGCATCGAGGGCCTGGTCCACATCTCCGAGCTGGCCGAGCGCCACGTGGAGATCCCGGAGCAGGTCGTCCAGGTCGGCGACGACGTGATGGTCAAGGTCATCGACATCGACCTGGACCGCCGCCGGATCTCGCTGTCGCTCAAGCAGGCCAACGAGGGCTTCACGGTCGACTCCGAGTTCGACCCGACCCAGTACGGCATGGCCGCCGAGTACGACGACCAGGGCAACTACATCTACCCCGAGGGCTTCGACCCGGAGACCCAGGAGTGGCAGGAGGGCTTCGACAAGCAGCGCGAGGAGTGGGAGCGGCAGTACGCCGAGGCCCACACCCGCTACGAGGCCCACATGAAGCAGGTCGCGAAGGCGGCGGCGGCCGAGGAAGAGGCGGCGGGGGAGACCAACTACTCCTCCGGCGGCGACGCCCCGGCGGCCACGTCCGGCGGCACCGGCGCCCCGGCCCAGGCCGGCGGCACCCTGGCCAGCGACGAGCAGCTGGCCGCGCTCCGCGAGAAGCTGTCGGGCGGCGCCTGA